The genomic interval gatcattggtcagtaatgGTCAAACACTGGCCTTTGTCTTGgttcctgggtagttaaaaacacagtgtcaCACCTAATGAGGagtcttgaccagagcttgctgaatgcaacatgtttctttgatcatctgccaagttctctctttttctctatttctgAATATAAAATCAGTAATCAATGCAACTTGATAGTAGATTGCTTACTGTTCCAGTGGGAGTTTTATTGTCTGCGTATAAAAGGTGTTggatatgaatatttttacaaaaatgtaagctccctcatgttttttgtttgacaatgtattttgtatttacaagTTTGAAGTAcgtaaatgtccttttttatataaaaaaaagaatgaatatgcAATTAACCTGGACAACTAATTGAGAACCAGTTTGTatagcaagtggaagtgtgtttgtatacaatagtgctaagatcaggaagcacaatgacaacaaaccaataacacaactacaaatgtacaCAGGAGCTGTGTGGgaacaaatcaacatgagtgcaaatgtcagactattaaaataaaaacaaagaaataaaaaccatgacaatttattcagaaaagaatatgtacataatacattcaaataccaatatgtgacaatgtgactttgagaattggacaaaggcaaacagggggtcaagtaacagtttggagtggaaaccatgcagacatttatattgaatatttgtgggaaaaatgacaaaacatcgctgaagaattgctaaattGCAATGTACAATGTCATGCTGGGGACAGGACTGTGAGAGGAGCAATGGGCCTGGAAATTGTGATGTTTCTGGCATTAGACTCTCTGAGCTGATAGGCACCAATAAGTTTTTATGAACTGGGCAGGTAGGTGCTGCCCTTACCCTCCATGTTGCCCATGTAGACAATGTTTTGTAAATCtgaccctaaagctacgtacacacgtcagatttttctcgcccgataatcggcaacCGAATTATTCCTGTAGGAAACACGGAAAGTTAATTGGTTTTATTGGGGACCAAAACTCTGTGACCACAGTGAGCATAGCACAGATCCTGGCCCTGTATCGGTACACTCAGGTATGGGAATGGGACCTCCATAACTCTGGTTTTATCATTGCTGCTTAATAGGAGAATAATTGGGTTACATTGACAACCTGGGAAACTCATGTGAGGGAATAGATTGGGCAAACCCTGATAAATCAGATACACCCCAAAGTCTGATTGGATTTTCCTTAATTATAATTCATTGGggagtttttaatattattaataaagaactGTAGATTATTGGAAAGAACAGCAAATTTGAGTATCAAAAGTGAGAAACAATAAAACACCCCTGCACCCCTGCACCCCTGACCTCTGCAGATCACTCCCTCTTCTAATCACCATTGCACCCCTTACAAATGTTGGTCTTATTTTCACCACCTTTAACCATTGGTCACTTCTGTACCCCACTCCAAGCACTAATGACCGATGCATCCCCCAAATATTCTCTGTATTGCCCGACTCGTAACTTCTGCACAGCCATTAAAAGATCATCTCTGCACCACCCTAACATTAGTACCCACTACTATACCACTCTGCCAATCACCTCTGTATCCATGTGTTGGCCTTTACACCACTTTACTCCGCATTCCATATTGTGTACAGATATCCCCCCAAATAGCAATAGACCTAAAAGAGCATATGCTGGGGAAAGAAAAGAGAGTGAAATGAGGCCTACTCCTCAATACACTGCCGTGATGCCAGGACTCCTTGGTAGCTGTATACCCTACAAGGCACCTACCCCTTCCCAAGTACTTCCATATACCTCCCTATCAGCTCTCCAAATCTACCAATTCATGTTTTTTCAAAGATGCTGGGGGAGCACTCCAGCTCTCCCCTGGCAATATCTTCCTGCCGGTAACATGGTTCCTCTGCTAGGATGAGGACATTCTCTCTATGAACTTCGGGACAGGACTACATGACTACAGGAGCAACTTCCTCTCTCCTCACCTCCATAAAATAGGGGGAACGTGTCCTATAATCCCTGGTATAGCTAGGAACAATGTGATAAGGGCACAGGAATGGAGAAATATACAGGAGGTTAGGATCTCAATAGAATTCTGGTAGAATCAATTAGGATTCTGTCACCTTAAGACACAATAGAATGGGGTGCAATAAATGCATTGTGGGGGGTCAGCTTAATAGTGGTAAGCAGTCAGAGAGTGACACAATGGCGCAGGTCACACagggatttgcctgttttctttattttcagccacaagcaaaatataacgcctttacatacaggcaaaaacacaaaataaattcctgctcgGCTGAGCACTAACTAGACACAAGATCACGCTTTCTATACGGGCGGCTTACTACCAGCCACGCGACACAACTCCAAGTAAACTTACACTGtctattttgtcattttagcagacTTTAGCAGCAATGGTGAAAGACGGTCTGTTCAACCAGTTCCCCCAGCTACACATGCTCATAGCGCAGACCTTTATAGCCCTgaaatgagctgatctccatcacctggctgagagctatataggaaacctgttttggacaggaagggaatgaggagccccacgaccaacctgctcatcattccaaaaaatccagacccgacaacaccatttaccaaagtcctcagcaaacaatgttATCCCaaggcaacccatctttcctggatttctgatatctcacccagcgTTTTCTAGCTGAGATATCCACATTCTGTAGCCTAGTACATTGTATATCAAAGAAACCTAGGCGAAATATAACGACTTTTCCAATCACTGTCTCACAGCATTAATAGGATATTTCACTAGAAGAAAATGCTCATTAAACAGACTGACCTAACCAACACAGAAcaaaataactaataatattCCTCCCAACCATCTATACTTACCATACTTGTGCACTACCAATCAGAATACCTGGCACTTATAGATATAGATAGCTTGTGGCCGACTCCCCCGTGACAATGAGTCCAGCAGCCATTTGTTAGGCCCATGCACTGTCTTATGTTCTCCAAAACTGCTGAAATCAGCATCAGCTACATAGCCATAATATatctgtatcataaaaaataaggtttttataTTAGTGCATGAAGAAATCCAATAACTCTATTTTACAGATCAGTTATGGGGCAACCAGACATGTTCTCAGTAACAGAAATATCTACCCAATATTCTTCCGGACAGTTCAGAGTAACCAGGCCATTTATTTCATACTCTCGGGTCTTCTCAAAATCTTTCACTGGACGTGGGTTGGAGTTCTGTCTTCTGATGACGACTCCGGTAATGAGGAAACCCAACTTCTCACCCAATATCTGGCCATGGAGGGAATTTGTGTTGCCTACATGATTAAGATTAAGTTGGAACGCATGAGTATTACagaggaaatatttaaaaaaagcattgagaCCATCAGAAGGTCATCTGCTGAGGTTATAGTTCTTTGTGGGACCTATTCTTCATTTATGGCCAATCTTCTGACTGAAGTAAGCCATGTGATACGTGATAAAACTTTGGTTTTTGGACCAATATTTGCCTCGAAAACATTCCTCATGGAACATTATAAAGAAGCTGTTGATGGTAGTCTGGCTGTACAATTTTATAATCTTCCTGTTCCTGATATGAAGAGTTTCTATGACAGTTTTCAGGTTGTGAACTAGCCTGAGGACACATTACTGGGACACATATGGCTGCTACATTTACACTGTTCAGGAGCCAAGGAGTCCTTTAACAGATTTTATAAAGATATATACAAATTTCCTCTACACAATTGCTCTGGTACTGAACGTGTCACTTCCTTCAATAGTTTTCAAAGTCCGGGATTAACTGATCGAGTATATAAAGCAGTTTATTCATTGGCTGATGCTGCACATGACATGTATTTGTCCCAAGTCAATCAGGCTGCAGATAAGATAACCCGGGAACATAAATACCCCCATCAGGTAAGCAATGACTTTATATACAATGCATATGATGTACAGTATCAATATCTTGCATACGTGTAGATAATATATACCCCCATCCCTTACAAACAATAGAAAGGAAATTGCATGAATGGTAGCTGATTGTTACTGCAAATGTTTTGACATTCATAGCTAGAAGTTTGCAGTTTGAGAACTGGGAACCTGTAGAGTTTACTATGGATTGGTTACATTGCATACTTCTTATTGGCTCCTTATTCAGGGGACCGGTATATAACAACATGAACTTTGGACATTGGTACATTTAGGGTGTACTTACCTTTTCCATGTGactcatttacattttgtttcttttagattAGGAGAATAAATATACCATATCGTTTTTCTAATGTTAcggtttttcttttctgtgtcagTTCACTATCTATGAGTGAGTTATCGATAAGAATTAGTCAGTGCTATGTCAGTGAGATTACATATCAATACAAAATCATTAACTCTGTCATTTAATGTTTCAAATCCTTCCAAGCTGCCTTGTCAAGCTGACCCAATGAAGCAACTAGATAGGCTGTGAAAAGTCCTTATCATTACAAGGACAAGCTAAATGTGACTGTCTACTActagataaatgagaaccttcacagagtTATGCAATGTCTAGTTTTGTGAATAAGAAATCTATGACCAGTTTTCTCTTTTCTCGTGTGATAGCTTCACCATTGGGTCAAGAATCTGAAAAGCTTGGAGGGAAATCTCCTTTTTCATGAAAATGGAGAACTGATCACAAGATTCCGAATCGTGAACTGGAGGTGTTTGAGCAACAAGTCCATACTTCGAAAATATGTTGGTAACACTATCACCAATGGATCTCAGCGGTCTTTTCACATTCGGGCAGAGAGAATACAGTGGAAAAATGGTTCTACCAAGGTTAGATATGGAGTTTATATTCTATAGGAAATGATTGTTGTTACCCtgagataaaataaatatctgatgGCAGAAGTCATCCGGAACAGAACGACCTTCATAGGAATTCTTAGGACAGGAGAACCATCTTAAAGCTGTAAGACAATTCATTACAAATCCAAATTCTAGGTTTATTCctcatttaaagctaaacttcagtcAACATCTTAATGGTCCGCTTAAACCTTACTCTCCTCCCTTTGTGTAGCACtccttgatatttttttatttcaatctttttattgggttttaaacagaaattttacacatttcaacacaaataaatagtaatgtcctattttattattattatctttattattattattattattattattattaataaacaggatttatttagcgccaacatattacgcagcgctgtacattaaagtggggttgcaaatgacagaccaatacagaccataacacaggaggagaggcccctgcccggaagagcttacaatctaggatttggATCTTTTGTTTCAGCAAACAAGtccttaacatttatttttcttttaaaactttatttataaccacaAAAGAAATGGTTATAAATGAGGTAAGAACATATTAAAATAGCGTATTTGTATTAATTGCAAGTACAAAAATGCAAGAATACCAAGATAGGCTCAGTTCCATTATCAAACAAATAACGACAGTGAGCATAaaaacatcatataaaattatttaatgacCATCTAATAATATCTTTATGTTCACagtgtattattttttactgagccattactataataaaaattataatatcaaaaaactttttttgtctgtttcctccattttctacattttcttcttATACACAATAATTAGTGTGAACAAGAAATGAAGGGAGGGCATATAAATTCTAACCtggaataatataattatattacccTCTAAATCTTATCAATGAGACTAAGGGATggatacaatcatgtaaaaatatctaaactctgagaaatgtaaattgtgcaaCATAGAATGGCGATATCGGTATATGACCCCGATCCTCGGCATCCAGGGTGTGTTCCATATAGGCATACCATTTGTCAAAAAACTTGGTTACAACATTATCTCCTGAATCCTCGGCCTCAAATAAATCCCTGTAATATAACATTTGCATGGAAGATTCAATCATTTTCAAACTAGGTGGATCCTTGTGAATCCATTGCAGCATAACTGCTCTACGTGTTGCCAACAGATACAATGATATCCAAAATTTAGTTCCTTTCCTTAACCCccagcggtctaattctgtctgtttttttgatgcaaaaagtgatcctatttttttgcatagaaatttttgtttatattgtgggcctgtaattcttaggattaactcccgggtatgataattatatttatttattattaatggctgtatctggggttgaactgcgTCCCTTTTCctgtgtacagtaccgtattccagatgtagccagatgaggattcacacagcatataggtcttcatcccaaatcgtgccctctttgacacaatgtactgcacccagctgagcctccccttgtaagccattagactttcgtcaatgctgacatctctttctggcacataggtttgctggacattttgtagaatcatctgagacaaaatgtaaatcagggcactgggcaatgatgcctggtgcactaaaatgtgtatttatacttttgttttatgtttttatgtgtattttactgtaaaaaaaaatgtaaaagcagattacatagtatgTCAATAAATGTTGTATTCTAAAAATATCTCTTGATGGGTCAGCAGTAAACAATACAAGATTACCTGCAAATAGTTTGGCTCTAATTTCCCTATTATCTTAGCATTTTATCCCATTTAATAAATCTACCGTCTCCAAATACCATAACAAGGGTTCAATGGCAATGTTAAACGGTGATAAAGGGAAACCCTGTCTCTTTCTCCTTCCTATTGGTAAAAAACTTGACAGAAGCCAGGAGTATTATTTCTCACCCGAGGGTCCTAGTACATGGCAGCTCATGGATTATAATAGGGCTTTCGTATGCCTATTTTATCTAAGACCCAGAACAGCCAAGGAATATGCACATTATCGAATGCCTTCTTGGCATTGTAACATATAACTGCCAGATCTAAAGTAGGATGACATTTGGCATATTCCAACACCGTGAGCTGATATTTGTTACTGCAGATCTACCCTTAACAAACCCTACTTTCATAGGGGATTATATATGGGGCATGTATTTCGCTAGCCtatctgctaatattttagaGAGTAGTTTAGCACCCAAGTTTATTAATGATATTGTGCAATTGGATGACGGCCGTCCGAATTCACATGGTTAGCACAaaaggtacaaccctggcacatggttagcaaaGGAGGTACAAACCAGGCACAAGTGTCCTGCGCAGCCCTCAACCATACTGAAGACATTTGGAAAGAATGTAAATTCTGAGTTTAGTGATCTCATGCAATTTACCAAACCCAAAAGATGCTTTTTAAGTTAAATGGGAATGCCTACAGACACAGTCCTACATTTTTTGTAAAGCCTTTTTGGAAAAGTAAAGGGTTTTTAACACTGGTGCCtctaactttaaataaattagagCTAGATCAAGCTGTTTCTCATATATCATCTCCAATTATTGGGCAATCTGTGATACGATGTACAGATTCATTTCCCTAAAGCTCAGCATGTCTAGAGTAAAAAAGTGCATAACATCaaacaaaaagcatttgcagAAGGGTTGTATTTTTCTGTTACTGCTTTGAGCACCTGACTGTAGACTTTTCTTATTTGCAGGTTCCGAGGTCTCAGTGTTCAAAGAATTGTTTGCCAGGAACCAGGAAAGTTCCGAAGTCTGGGGTCCACTCCTGCTGCTATGACTGTGTCCAGTGCTCAGAGGGGGAGATATCCATTGTCAGCGGTATATGGGCATTTACACTATCACAGATCTTGTTTGAGTTCCCACATATAGGAAAGTTAATTGGCATGGGCATACTAGATGTCAGGAATAACGTTAGTGCGCCTCTTTATAAAAGGTGGTGCAAGAATATCACCATTTTCTGTTAGTCAGGGTCAGGCCTTGGAGTTCAATTGTTCCATATAAATCCCTAGCAATTATTATTGTTAGGCATTTATAGCCTTTTTGCTTGCAGTCCCCAgtacctgttgtagtgtttagctgggctgatTTGCTGCTAGCTTGagtttcatttaatttattgttgcCAATATTCCCTGGTCCTGACTCTTCGATTGTACGCTGCCTGGACTGAACCTTGACTGTGACTCCGACTCTGCTTTTTGCTTCTCCTTTGGTACCTCGTCTGATGGAAtgatcacctgtgtatgacctttggcttgttttagAGATTTCTCTTTGTACTACctaatctgtgggctcctggtcctctgccagcccttccacAGACACTATCACTTGACCACCGAAGTCCTGGgtgcaaccgtgtgctgggaaaacGCAACCAGTCTACCGatgctgagcgggggcttgctataggtgaagacttcggtgttagattgagggactggtgtctagTGAGGAGTGTTGCTGAACCAAGGCCTTGGAATTTCCTTGTTCTTATAAAACATGGTGAATATAAGGCATGCAATTATTATGATTACAGAATAGGTTGTTAGTTAATTTCATTTGCTTCAGCTAAACACAACATTCTAGTCTGATGGCTGATATAAATGATACATCACTGAATATTACAGAACAATATGTATTCATCCTTTTATATCTTCTAGACAGTGAGAACTGCCAGCAATGCCGATATGATGAATGGCCCAATGAGAAGAAGGATCGGTGTGTCCTAAAACGGCTGGAGTTCCTCTCTTACGCTGATGACCTTATTGGAGTGATCTTTGCCTTGTCCTCCTCCATTCTTTGTGCTATGACTGGACTGATATTACTGGTTTTTATTTCACACCAAGACTCGGCCATTGTAAAAGCCAACAACAGGAACCTGAGCTTCACCCTTCTGGTCGCCATCATGCTGAGCTTCCTCTCTGTTTTCTTCTTCCTTGGACATCCTGCTGAACTCTCCTGCTTGTTACGGCAAATCTCTTTTGGAATCTTCTTCACGATTGCCATCTCATGTGTCCTTGCCAAAACCATCATGGTTTGTGTAGCGTTTAAGGCCACCAAACCTGGCAGTCTGTGGCAACATTGGATCGGAAGCAAACTTTCTAATAGCATAGTCATCTTCTGTTCATCCATTCAACTTATAATTTGTGTCATCTGGTTGTCTATCTCTCCTCCTTTCCAGGAGCTGGACATCCATTCTTATCAGGACAAGATCATTGTTCAGTGTAATGAGGGCTCAGTGATTGGGTTCTATTCTGCGTTGGGTTATATGGGGTTcctggcagctgtgagttttcttctggctttcatggtgaggacattaccggacagttttaatgaagCCAAGTACATCActttcagcatgctggtgttctgcagtgtgtggatttcgatgatcccggcctatctgagcaccagaggtaagtacatggtggctgtggagatATTCGCCATACTGAGCTCCAGTGCCGGAGTCTTAGGCTGTATATTTCTCCCCAAATGTTACATTATGTTATGGAGGCCAGAACTTAACACTAAATCATATTTATTGGAGAGAAGAAACCAAGGATAAAATGTAGTATAATTGGTAAAATAGACATGTATCTGTGTAATTTTGCTGTTAGTGAGATTCAAGAAAGTCAGatagagacagaaaaaagagATAAAGTAAATGAAATATCTTGGGATGGAATAAAACAACCTAAAACATATTGTGCTAATCAATAAACTGAAGAGAAGCTCTAATGTGTA from Pyxicephalus adspersus chromosome 4, UCB_Pads_2.0, whole genome shotgun sequence carries:
- the LOC140328883 gene encoding vomeronasal type-2 receptor 116-like; translated protein: MKKSNNSILQISYGATRHVLSNRNIYPIFFRTVQSNQAIYFILSGLLKIFHWTWVGVLSSDDDSGNEETQLLTQYLAMEGICVAYMIKIKLERMSITEEIFKKSIETIRRSSAEVIVLCGTYSSFMANLLTEVSHVIRDKTLVFGPIFASKTFLMEHYKEAVDGSLAVQFYNLPVPDMKSFYDSFQLHHWVKNLKSLEGNLLFHENGELITRFRIVNWRCLSNKSILRKYVGNTITNGSQRSFHIRAERIQWKNGSTKVPRSQCSKNCLPGTRKVPKSGVHSCCYDCVQCSEGEISIVSDSENCQQCRYDEWPNEKKDRCVLKRLEFLSYADDLIGVIFALSSSILCAMTGLILLVFISHQDSAIVKANNRNLSFTLLVAIMLSFLSVFFFLGHPAELSCLLRQISFGIFFTIAISCVLAKTIMVCVAFKATKPGSLWQHWIGSKLSNSIVIFCSSIQLIICVIWLSISPPFQELDIHSYQDKIIVQCNEGSVIGFYSALGYMGFLAAVSFLLAFMVRTLPDSFNEAKYITFSMLVFCSVWISMIPAYLSTRGKYMVAVEIFAILSSSAGVLGCIFLPKCYIMLWRPELNTKSYLLERRNQG